Proteins encoded by one window of Yamadazyma tenuis chromosome 2, complete sequence:
- the ECO1 gene encoding N-acetyltransferase O1 (Establishment of cohesion protein 1) (EggNog:ENOG503P2BR; COG:L): MKFKKSTIKPKNPKAKVQGSLGFKSGESHLNQTKTCPECGMTFYKLVKKDQEIHQQYHKTFVNGVTWQWNIDPKKILGEYTIQTATGLKKKNAKVKVISVDKQSDSQIRRVDDTLKMVNLELNAPSGSDAWKTSKSSLVTPKAFIAVLDSHIIGICTTEAIEDPEKQSRWMILRTQTIVPKQCNRSAKLGVSRIWVAPLWRRYGIASRLLEIVLTNSVYGVKLTRSQVAFSQPSTNGGLLVQKFNGIVHKSGEMILPVYLE, from the coding sequence atgaagttcaagaaatcgaCAATAAAACCCAAGAACCCCAAGGCTAAAGTCCAAGGTTCTTTAGGGTTTAAGAGTGGCGAATCCCATTTGAACCAGACGAAAACATGCCCGGAGTGTGGGATGACGTTCTATAAGCTAGTTAAGAAGGATCAAGAAATCCACCAACAGTACCATAAGACTTTTGTCAACGGCGTCACGTGGCAATGGAATATTGATCCCAAGAAAATATTGGGTGAATATACGATACAAACGGCAACtggtttgaaaaagaagaatgcAAAGGTTAAGGTGATAAGTGTTGATAAGCAGCTGGATCTGCAAATACGACGCGTAGACGATACGCTAAAAATGGTAAACCTCGAACTCAATGCTCCCAGTGGTTCTGACGCCTGGAAGACCAGTaaatcttctttggtgacCCCGAAGGCTTTTATAGCGGTGCTTGATTCCCATATAATTGGAATATGTACCACTGAGGCCATTGAAGATCCTGAGAAGCAGTCTAGGTGGATGATACTTCGAACCCAAACTATAGTCCCCAAACAATGCAACCGAAGCGCTAAGCTTGGGGTCTCACGAATATGGGTGGCTCCTTTGTGGAGACGCTATGGTATTGCCAGTAGATTATTGGAAATAGTACTAACCAACTCAGTATATGGAGTTAAGCTCACGAGAAGTCAAGTTGCATTTAGTCAACCCAGTACAAATGGAGGATTACTAGTGCAGAAGTTC